A region from the Pelobates fuscus isolate aPelFus1 chromosome 3, aPelFus1.pri, whole genome shotgun sequence genome encodes:
- the TLNRD1 gene encoding talin rod domain-containing protein 1 gives MASGGSGSARSSLPSGVAPGGSQPRRKLLTICEQCKAKMQLVADLLLLSSEPRPVNPENNMHLGEAFEKCRDTVIARTKGLSILTHDVQSQLNMGKFAEVGESLREMGDLVVSLIELSAHAAYLAAVEVPGSQAALPGLVDRYKVTRCRHEVEQSCATLRTVPLSELTPQLLLEVSQNLSKNLKILTDSSVSASERSRDKFAREQFKLGVKCMSTSATALLACVKEVKTSPSELSRNRCALFSGPLVQAVHALVGFATEPQFLGKAAILNSEGKAVQTAILGGAMSVVSACVLLTQCLRDITQHSDSSSKMTDYKDRLRSSACAVSDGCNLLSQALRERSSPRTLPPVNSNSVKSP, from the coding sequence ATGGCTAGCGGCGGCTCTGGTTCCGCCCGGTCTTCCCTGCCCTCCGGAGTGGCCCCGGGCGGCTCCCAGCCCCGCAGGAAGTTGCTGACTATCTGCGAGCAGTGCAAGGCCAAGATGCAGCTGGTGGCCGACCTCCTCCTGCTGTCCAGCGAGCCCCGGCCTGTCAACCCGGAGAACAACATGCATCTGGGTGAGGCTTTTGAGAAGTGCAGAGACACAGTCATTGCCCGAACCAAGGGCCTCTCCATCCTCACCCATGATGTCCAGAGCCAGCTCAACATGGGCAAGTTTGCAGAGGTCGGCGAGAGCCTGAGGGAGATGGGCGACCTGGTGGTGTCGTTGATCGAACTGTCCGCCCATGCTGCGTATTTGGCTGCTGTGGAGGTGCCAGGCTCGCAGGCGGCGCTGCCCGGCTTGGTGGACCGCTACAAGGTGACCCGGTGTAGGCATGAGGTGGAGCAGAGCTGTGCCACCCTCAGGACGGTACCTTTGTCGGAACTGACTCCGCAGTTGCTGCTAGAAGTCTCCCAGAACTTGTCGAAGAACCTCAAGATTCTCACAGATTCCAGCGTCTCCGCCAGCGAAAGATCGAGGGACAAGTTTGCCAGAGAGCAATTTAAGTTGGGAGTCAAGTGCATGAGTACCAGTGCCACCGCTCTTTTGGCCTGTGTGAAGGAAGTGAAGACATCCCCTAGTGAGCTCTCTAGGAATCGCTGTGCCCTTTTCAGTGGACCCTTGGTACAGGCTGTCCATGCCTTAGTAGGGTTTGCCACAGAGCCTCAGTTTCTGGGTAAAGCTGCCAtcctgaattcagagggcaaagcaGTACagactgccattctagggggtGCTATGAGTgtggtgtctgcctgtgtgctccTGACCCAATGTCTCAGGGATATAACCCAACACTCTGATAGCAGTAGCAAAATGACAGACTACAAGGACAGATTGAGAAGCTCTGCTTGTGCCGTTTCCGATGGGTGCAATTTGCTGTCTCAGGCACTGAGAGAGAGGTCATCTCCTAGAACTCTACCGCCAGTAAACTCAAATTCTGTGAAATCACCCTAA